Proteins encoded by one window of Candidatus Endowatersipora endosymbiont of Watersipora subatra:
- a CDS encoding zinc ABC transporter substrate-binding protein, producing MLPFLSNVASLIWFILFWGTISGLANFASAGAEAEPRVVVSLKPLHSLVANIMDDIAVPDLLITRSRSPHESALKPSQAQKLQKADMVIWIGPELESFLASPVQSISRTAVNFQIGRLFTSNLHHDVPKIDTISSYAKNRDSHVWLSPQKAKIIASKIAEKLSKIDPQNGDLYRKNAKKIIVKITLLERDLTKKMSKFKDHNFLVFHDAYSHFTRYFGLTDPIVATIHPMVRPGASKIRSLQKAIQEKKIRCAFTEPQVEYHLLDTIIDSLPVHITELDPIGTKVPPGPEAYFQILNNLAVSFSHCLDRNSLN from the coding sequence TTGTTGCCTTTTCTTTCAAACGTTGCCAGCTTGATATGGTTTATATTATTTTGGGGGACGATTTCTGGCTTAGCAAACTTTGCATCTGCAGGAGCTGAAGCTGAACCTCGTGTGGTCGTTTCTCTTAAACCTCTCCACTCTCTTGTTGCCAACATCATGGACGATATCGCTGTTCCTGATCTTCTGATCACTCGATCAAGATCACCCCATGAGAGCGCATTAAAGCCATCCCAGGCTCAAAAATTACAGAAAGCGGATATGGTTATTTGGATAGGCCCTGAGCTAGAATCGTTTTTAGCATCTCCTGTTCAGTCTATATCCAGAACAGCAGTAAATTTCCAAATTGGACGGCTGTTCACATCCAATCTACATCATGATGTCCCCAAAATTGACACTATCTCTAGCTATGCGAAAAATCGTGATTCTCACGTATGGTTATCTCCCCAAAAAGCAAAGATCATTGCTTCTAAAATAGCCGAAAAACTATCCAAAATTGATCCCCAAAATGGGGATTTATATCGAAAAAATGCAAAAAAGATTATTGTGAAAATAACTCTCTTGGAAAGAGATCTCACAAAAAAAATGTCAAAGTTTAAAGATCATAATTTTCTTGTTTTCCACGATGCTTACTCCCATTTTACACGATACTTTGGCTTGACAGATCCAATTGTAGCAACCATCCATCCAATGGTAAGACCAGGAGCTTCAAAGATACGATCTCTTCAAAAAGCAATACAGGAAAAAAAAATTCGTTGTGCCTTCACGGAACCTCAGGTTGAGTATCACCTTCTTGATACGATCATAGACAGTTTGCCTGTTCATATAACAGAATTGGATCCTATCGGAACCAAGGTTCCTCCTGGCCCTGAAGCCTATTTTCAAATTCTAAATAATTTGGCCGTTTCATTCTCTCACTGTTTAGACAGGAATAGTCTAAATTAA
- a CDS encoding metal ABC transporter ATP-binding protein, translating into MNSLVKNENHDVLVSLCDAGVVSGLRWLVRDVSFDVRRGEIVTIIGPNGSGKSTTAKMALGIVKPNSGTVHRKKNLKIGYVPQKLSIDSTLPLPVHRLMTLTSQLDKSSMITALRLTGMFTLLNSDVKSLSGGELQRVLIARAIALKPDFLMLDEPARGLDLTGALSLYQLVTKIRNELNCAVLIISHDLHLVMSATDQVICLNGHVCCQGPPTAVVENEEYQKLFGTYRPDLLSVYEHEHDHVHLSDGRVKHKDGSITPHFRDFSLSDRKINKEASEFC; encoded by the coding sequence TTGAATTCTTTGGTAAAAAACGAGAACCATGATGTACTGGTTTCTCTTTGTGATGCTGGTGTTGTTTCTGGTCTACGTTGGCTTGTGCGTGATGTATCTTTTGATGTACGTCGTGGTGAAATTGTTACGATCATTGGTCCTAATGGTTCGGGTAAGTCAACAACAGCCAAGATGGCTCTTGGTATAGTTAAGCCTAATAGTGGAACTGTTCACCGAAAAAAAAATCTTAAGATAGGTTATGTTCCACAAAAATTATCTATAGATAGTACATTACCGCTACCGGTTCACCGATTAATGACTTTGACATCTCAACTCGATAAATCTTCGATGATAACTGCACTTCGATTGACAGGGATGTTTACACTCTTGAATTCAGATGTGAAATCCCTTTCAGGTGGTGAATTGCAAAGAGTATTGATCGCCAGGGCGATTGCGCTAAAACCTGATTTTCTGATGTTAGATGAACCTGCAAGAGGTTTAGATCTCACCGGTGCGCTATCACTCTATCAATTAGTCACTAAAATTCGAAACGAGCTGAACTGCGCAGTGCTTATTATCTCTCATGATCTTCACTTAGTGATGTCAGCGACCGATCAGGTTATTTGTCTCAACGGGCATGTGTGCTGTCAGGGTCCCCCTACGGCTGTTGTGGAGAATGAAGAATATCAAAAATTATTTGGGACATACAGGCCGGATCTGCTTTCAGTTTACGAACACGAACATGATCACGTGCATTTATCAGATGGTCGAGTTAAGCACAAAGATGGCTCGATAACACCTCATTTTCGTGATTTCTCCTTATCAGATAGGAAAATCAACAAAGAGGCTTCTGAGTTTTGTTGA